In Haloarcula rubripromontorii, the sequence GCACTTGGATCGGAAGCGCTCTTGGAATCCAACCAAACGAGGACAGGGTGTAGTTGGAGTCTCTTTTTCTACTGATTGCTATATGGATGGTCGTGCGGGGAAGATTACCCGCAATGTCGTGGATGCACTGACCAGCCATGAAAAATATACACGAGTCCTAACGCGAAACCCGATTCTGGCGCTGCAGGATTTGGATGTATTTCAGGATGGGGGCGAGCACGTTACTATCGGATCATCGATACCGTGTATGGATGCCGATCAAGTCGGAGCAATTGAGCCAAGTACACCAGCGCCGGAGTTGCGGTTAAAGGGCCTGAAAGAATTCAACGAACATGGCGTCCAGACGTTCGTCAGCATGAGTCCGACCTATCCCACGCAAGACAAGACTGACCTTCGGGAGCAGTTGGAGCGGGTTGCTGAGTGTGATCCTGCTGTAGTATTTCACGAGCCGATCAACCCACGTGGTGGGAACTTCGAGATGACTGTCGAAGCAGCGCGGGACGCTGGTGAAACGGAGTTAGCTGAGGAGTTGGATACGTTACGATCTCGTGACCAGTGGGTCGAGTATGCGACGAATCACCTACGGTGGGTTCAAGAGATTGGGCGTGAGCTGGACCTGCCTATCCATCTGTGGCCCGACAAGCAGTTGATCAAGCACGTCGACGAAGAGACAGCAGCGTGGTTGCAGTCCTGGCGGGAGCGCCAGTCGCCTGAAGAGTTTGCGGGACGGAATGTGCCGCAGGAGCCTGCGCCTGCCACCCCTGTCGGGGTAGAGTAGTGGTCTGTTAGTCGCAGAACTCTCCTAAACTGGACTGGTTATCGTCAGTATCGGTATTGTCTTCAGCGACAATCTCGTCGTCAATGTTCCCTGCAGGTAGGTACTGCTCAAGCGAGGATTGGTCATCATACAGAACGCTGTGGATATTGTCAATGTCCCCTGCATCAACGTCTTCAATAAATTCCTTAACATGGTCAATGACCTTGATATACCCATTTCCTCCTGAGAT encodes:
- a CDS encoding radical SAM protein — encoded protein: MLKEEADVDNGQKEWGNYVLYRDGLGERLDEHLDRKRSWNPTKRGQGVVGVSFSTDCYMDGRAGKITRNVVDALTSHEKYTRVLTRNPILALQDLDVFQDGGEHVTIGSSIPCMDADQVGAIEPSTPAPELRLKGLKEFNEHGVQTFVSMSPTYPTQDKTDLREQLERVAECDPAVVFHEPINPRGGNFEMTVEAARDAGETELAEELDTLRSRDQWVEYATNHLRWVQEIGRELDLPIHLWPDKQLIKHVDEETAAWLQSWRERQSPEEFAGRNVPQEPAPATPVGVE